A part of Marinobacter psychrophilus genomic DNA contains:
- a CDS encoding ATP-binding protein, which produces MPVKRRTKLKTRMILTLGLVSVLQTVFIGVFAGYYLSESLYNEIGQRALMVAKTIAASPAVIRGIQQRNLDDLNTLTHTLAQTNEALFIVIGDHDAIRLAHPLPERIGRSMADDEGDYGRRALVEGKGYVARALGNLGESMRGKAPVFEPDSGAIIGIVSVGYSVSQVETTVQRYNFVLYGVLGVVLLISILAAVVIASRFKRAIFGLEPEEIAGLFQERNATLQSVREGIIAINRDGIITTVNRAALLTLGLDTEMPVLGRPIHEILPESGLMSVLATGTPEFDREVWLRNRQMVVNRLPMRQGTDIIGVVSSFRLRNELDQVSQQLTRIQQYADTLRSQTHEYSNKLHTIAGLIQLGAYKDALGLIGSEVSSHQALIHLLLEAVPDPIIAGCLLGKHNRAREMGLHLDIDPDSQMTDLPHNLPREQLVSVLGNLIDNALEATRRHTGANGRVQLSMTDLGQELIFEVEDQGPGIPLDVQNRMFEKGVTSKTGTHHGFGLHLVRQFLDSWGGSVTVENLKAAGGSRFTLYLPKTPTGRSQPCPPSDC; this is translated from the coding sequence ATTCTCACCCTGGGTCTGGTAAGTGTTCTACAGACCGTGTTTATTGGCGTGTTTGCCGGTTATTACCTCAGCGAATCCCTTTACAACGAGATTGGCCAACGGGCCTTGATGGTCGCCAAAACCATTGCCGCCAGCCCTGCGGTTATCCGCGGTATACAGCAGCGGAATCTTGACGATCTCAACACCCTCACCCACACCCTGGCCCAAACAAACGAAGCCCTGTTTATTGTGATTGGCGATCACGACGCCATTCGCCTGGCGCACCCTTTACCCGAGCGCATCGGGCGCTCCATGGCCGACGACGAAGGCGATTATGGCCGCCGCGCACTGGTGGAGGGAAAGGGCTATGTCGCCCGTGCGCTCGGCAACCTGGGCGAATCCATGCGAGGCAAAGCGCCGGTGTTTGAACCAGACAGTGGCGCGATTATTGGAATCGTGTCGGTGGGCTACAGCGTAAGCCAGGTAGAGACCACCGTGCAGCGATACAATTTTGTCCTGTACGGGGTTCTGGGGGTGGTTTTACTGATTAGCATTCTGGCGGCGGTGGTGATTGCCAGTCGTTTCAAGCGCGCTATTTTTGGCCTGGAACCGGAGGAAATCGCCGGTCTGTTCCAAGAGCGCAACGCTACGCTGCAATCGGTGCGTGAAGGCATTATTGCCATTAACCGCGACGGCATTATCACCACGGTGAATCGTGCGGCTCTGCTCACTCTTGGGCTTGATACCGAGATGCCGGTGTTAGGGCGCCCAATTCACGAGATACTGCCGGAGAGCGGTTTAATGTCCGTTCTGGCCACCGGCACGCCAGAATTCGACCGCGAAGTGTGGCTGCGCAACCGCCAGATGGTGGTCAACAGGCTGCCAATGCGCCAAGGCACCGACATAATCGGCGTGGTGTCCAGCTTCCGTTTGCGGAACGAGCTGGATCAAGTCAGCCAGCAGCTCACCCGCATCCAGCAATACGCCGATACTCTGCGCAGCCAAACCCACGAGTACTCCAACAAGCTGCACACCATCGCAGGGCTGATACAGCTGGGTGCCTACAAAGACGCTCTGGGGCTTATTGGCAGCGAAGTCAGCAGCCATCAGGCACTGATTCATTTGCTGCTGGAAGCCGTGCCTGACCCCATCATTGCCGGTTGCCTATTGGGCAAACACAACCGTGCCCGGGAAATGGGCTTACATCTGGACATAGACCCGGATAGCCAGATGACGGACCTGCCGCACAATTTACCGCGAGAACAACTGGTCAGCGTGCTCGGCAACCTGATTGATAACGCGCTGGAAGCCACTCGTCGACATACCGGTGCCAATGGCCGGGTACAGCTGTCGATGACCGATCTTGGCCAAGAGCTGATATTCGAGGTGGAAGACCAAGGCCCGGGCATTCCTCTGGACGTTCAGAACCGAATGTTTGAAAAGGGTGTTACCAGCAAAACAGGCACCCATCACGGCTTTGGCCTGCATCTGGTGCGCCAGTTTCTGGACAGCTGGGGTGGCTCGGTGACGGTGGAAAACCTGAAAGCCGCTGGCGGCAGCCGCTTCACCTTATATTTACCAAAAACACCCACCGGAAGGAGCCAACCTTGCCCCCCATCCGACTGCTGA
- a CDS encoding response regulator translates to MPPIRLLIAEDDRQIAEIQRRFIQRLKQVELCGIAHTLADAREQADVLKPDLILLDVYFPDGNGLDLLRELRASNSSSDVILITAAKEVETLRTALRGGVFDYILKPLVFERLEEAIKRFCDHAERLSALKHLGQDEVDALLPRNSGENGNDNHHRLPKGIDVLTLDRIREVVADGKPWSAEEVGGVMGASRTTARRYLEYMTGTRTLVAEVTYGSVGRPERRYRMQRLTA, encoded by the coding sequence TTGCCCCCCATCCGACTGCTGATTGCTGAAGACGACCGCCAGATTGCGGAAATCCAGCGCCGCTTTATCCAGCGGTTAAAGCAGGTAGAACTTTGCGGCATTGCCCATACCCTGGCCGATGCCCGCGAACAGGCCGACGTATTAAAGCCTGACCTGATACTGCTCGACGTGTATTTCCCCGACGGCAACGGATTAGATTTACTACGTGAGCTACGCGCCAGTAATAGCAGCAGCGACGTGATCCTGATCACCGCCGCCAAAGAAGTAGAAACATTGCGGACCGCCCTGCGCGGTGGCGTGTTTGATTACATCCTGAAACCCTTGGTATTCGAACGCCTGGAAGAAGCCATTAAACGCTTCTGTGATCATGCTGAACGACTGTCGGCACTGAAGCATTTAGGACAGGACGAAGTAGACGCTCTGCTCCCGCGCAACAGCGGCGAAAATGGCAACGACAACCATCACCGACTGCCCAAAGGCATTGATGTGCTTACGCTAGACCGGATTCGTGAGGTCGTTGCCGACGGCAAGCCCTGGAGTGCAGAGGAAGTGGGCGGCGTCATGGGTGCATCGCGCACCACAGCCAGACGCTATCTCGAATATATGACCGGAACCAGAACCCTGGTGGCCGAAGTGACCTATGGCAGTGTTGGCCGGCCGGAAAGACGCTACCGAATGCAGCGCCTAACGGCCTGA